In the genome of Microbacterium endophyticum, one region contains:
- a CDS encoding gamma-glutamyltransferase: MAIALAAPHRAAVSAGERAIASGGNALDAALAAAVMLTVVYPHQCAIGGDLIALVRNPNGETKAVLAAGTAPAAIDEVSSGWEIVPRQGAHSVTVPGMVAGWQQIAGMGARLELSSAFAGAADTAEEGFPVSAGLERAITSRAEAIAADVGLRGVFMAAGRALAEGDLVRQPQLAKTFRRLQHDPSDIYSGETALALVRALRKHGGTHQLSDFENYRVELADPVTATVDGRKWLAAPPPSVGALTLGVAAYAHGGGEELAPALVAASVRAVTTRRLHLGDPARSAVSNDALLHLDVTTSDRVHNEAPAHGDTAAVVAIDDEGWAVTIVQSVYQTFGAGLLDPETGIVLHNRGSAFTVDPELPSCIAPGARPPHTLAPLMIDSGDELIVAGCQGGRAQPWILAQLLSDRTATAGPLADLLERPRWVIGDVDLGFDTLTLASEPGVPETIIAEARRLHIAQHDFSGPSDSAGHVQLARHRRIRGDIEAASDPRADGHGAVFARLPHRGEPS; this comes from the coding sequence ATGGCAATTGCACTCGCCGCTCCTCACCGCGCCGCCGTTTCGGCGGGCGAACGCGCGATCGCGTCGGGCGGTAACGCGCTCGATGCGGCACTCGCCGCGGCCGTCATGCTCACCGTGGTCTACCCGCACCAGTGCGCGATCGGTGGCGACCTCATCGCGCTCGTGCGAAACCCGAACGGTGAGACAAAGGCGGTTCTCGCAGCGGGCACGGCACCTGCGGCAATCGACGAAGTCTCCTCGGGGTGGGAGATCGTGCCACGCCAGGGTGCGCATTCCGTCACGGTTCCGGGGATGGTCGCCGGTTGGCAGCAGATCGCCGGCATGGGTGCGCGTCTAGAGCTCAGCTCGGCATTTGCCGGCGCCGCCGACACTGCGGAGGAAGGCTTCCCGGTGAGCGCGGGTCTTGAGCGCGCCATCACTTCTCGCGCCGAGGCAATCGCCGCAGACGTCGGCTTGCGTGGTGTGTTCATGGCAGCGGGCAGAGCCCTCGCCGAGGGAGACCTCGTGCGCCAACCTCAGCTGGCGAAAACTTTTCGGCGCCTGCAGCACGACCCGTCCGACATCTACTCCGGCGAAACCGCCCTGGCACTCGTCCGCGCGCTCCGGAAGCACGGCGGTACGCATCAGCTGAGCGACTTCGAGAACTACCGGGTCGAGCTCGCCGATCCCGTCACAGCAACTGTCGATGGCAGAAAGTGGCTCGCCGCCCCACCGCCCTCGGTCGGTGCGCTCACACTCGGCGTTGCCGCATACGCGCACGGCGGCGGCGAGGAGCTTGCACCCGCGCTCGTGGCTGCGAGCGTCCGAGCGGTCACGACCCGCAGACTGCACCTCGGTGACCCCGCCCGAAGCGCCGTCAGCAACGATGCACTGCTCCACCTCGACGTGACGACATCCGATCGTGTTCACAATGAGGCACCGGCGCACGGAGACACCGCCGCAGTCGTCGCGATCGACGATGAAGGCTGGGCCGTCACGATCGTGCAGAGTGTCTATCAAACCTTCGGTGCGGGCCTGCTCGACCCGGAGACCGGCATCGTTCTACACAACCGCGGCAGCGCCTTCACCGTCGACCCCGAGTTGCCATCGTGTATCGCCCCAGGCGCTCGACCGCCTCACACGCTCGCGCCCCTCATGATCGACTCTGGCGACGAACTGATCGTGGCCGGATGCCAGGGCGGTCGTGCCCAGCCATGGATACTCGCGCAATTGCTCTCCGATCGCACCGCGACCGCGGGCCCGCTTGCCGACCTTCTCGAGCGGCCGCGATGGGTGATCGGCGATGTCGACCTCGGCTTCGACACCCTGACCCTCGCGTCTGAACCCGGTGTGCCCGAAACGATCATTGCCGAGGCGCGGCGCTTGCACATCGCTCAACACGATTTTTCCGGCCCGTCGGACTCGGCTGGCCACGTACAGCTCGCTCGGCACCGGCGCATTCGCGGCGACATTGAAGCCGCAAGCGACCCCCGAGCCGACGGCCATGGCGCCGTCTTTGCACGCCTGCCACACCGAGGAGAACCATCATGA
- the solA gene encoding N-methyl-L-tryptophan oxidase, translated as MSSLVTTADVIIIGLGVHGSASAASLARRGKRVVAIEQFGERHTRGSSHGRTRMIRRAYPNPVWNDFVAQAYDAWGALERETGHTLFHRTGGLYAHRGESQLQSPRSEVVHDPARMAELMPALRVPAGYGAVYDPDAGVLEAEYALGALRSVARRHGAELRFDEPVIGWDSTAHGVEVRTATGIFRAPRIVVSVGSWAAQTFSQLAPLLEVWRILTLSVAPGQRAGMPPQLGAFSIDRPEGLMFGIPDAAGNGLKIGVDASDVWDPNVPVAPPRADEIAMMRDLMATRVPGIDTTPAEATACLYTMTEDKRFIIGPLADAPDVVVVSACSGHGFKFGGAVGNAVADIVEGTPREDLDFISTSRRGI; from the coding sequence GTGAGTTCTCTGGTCACGACCGCCGATGTCATCATCATCGGGCTCGGTGTACACGGCAGCGCGAGTGCGGCGAGCCTCGCGCGTCGAGGTAAGCGTGTTGTCGCGATCGAACAGTTCGGCGAGAGGCATACGCGCGGCTCCTCGCACGGACGCACTCGCATGATCCGTCGGGCGTACCCGAACCCGGTGTGGAACGACTTCGTCGCTCAGGCGTATGACGCATGGGGTGCGCTGGAGCGAGAGACCGGCCACACGCTGTTCCATCGCACGGGCGGGCTCTACGCTCACCGCGGCGAGAGCCAACTGCAGAGCCCGCGAAGTGAAGTTGTTCATGACCCGGCACGCATGGCAGAACTCATGCCTGCACTGCGGGTCCCCGCGGGTTACGGCGCCGTCTACGACCCCGATGCGGGTGTTCTCGAAGCAGAATACGCGCTGGGTGCACTGCGTTCCGTTGCCCGCCGACACGGGGCCGAGCTGCGGTTCGACGAGCCGGTCATCGGCTGGGATTCCACGGCGCACGGAGTCGAAGTCAGAACAGCAACGGGCATCTTCCGCGCCCCGCGCATCGTGGTGTCTGTCGGTTCATGGGCGGCACAGACCTTTTCGCAACTCGCACCGCTGCTCGAAGTGTGGCGCATCCTCACACTTTCGGTGGCGCCTGGGCAAAGGGCCGGGATGCCTCCGCAACTCGGCGCATTCTCGATCGACCGACCCGAGGGGCTCATGTTCGGCATTCCCGATGCCGCGGGGAACGGCCTGAAGATCGGCGTTGACGCCAGCGACGTGTGGGACCCGAACGTTCCGGTCGCTCCGCCCCGTGCTGACGAAATCGCGATGATGCGAGACCTCATGGCGACCCGCGTGCCGGGAATCGATACGACGCCGGCCGAGGCGACAGCCTGCCTCTACACGATGACGGAAGACAAGCGTTTCATCATCGGCCCCCTCGCGGATGCTCCCGACGTCGTCGTCGTGTCGGCATGCTCGGGGCACGGGTTCAAGTTCGGAGGGGCCGTCGGTAACGCTGTCGCCGACATCGTCGAGGGCACACCTCGCGAGGACCTCGATTTCATTTCCACAAGCCGCCGGGGTATCTGA
- a CDS encoding aminotransferase class V-fold PLP-dependent enzyme, with amino-acid sequence MSSHHAADSSARPGFDARLTIDVAHERRLTTGVAHSAHFNSAGSSLPSHAVVQTVVGHLRREEELGGYEAANEVRPRIESVYDSAAQLIGARRHEIALFDSASTGLRVLLDALRLSSVQRIVASTSTYVSHALHLMSIARENGVELVIAPADATRRVDLAALDALLSDGKPTVLTVAHVPTSSGLVEPVVEIGVIAGRYNATYILDATQSVGQLESDVSAIGCHVLVTTGRKFLRAPRGTGFAYVSEELCRTLLPLAPDVRGAHWTSLMDWDLDASARRFESWEAYIAGRLGLGTAIDEAIGRGIRETDLWMRKTGAVVRESLESITGVTIVDPEGADSAIITFAIDGVKPADAVRGLAERGLRVVSVPATHGQWDLGDRGVSSVIRASAHVYNDDADLALLAEGVGEIAAGKLAGSAA; translated from the coding sequence ATGAGCTCACACCACGCCGCAGACTCGAGCGCCAGACCCGGCTTCGATGCCCGGCTCACGATCGATGTCGCTCATGAGCGCCGCCTGACTACCGGCGTTGCCCACTCCGCGCACTTCAACTCCGCGGGGTCGTCGCTCCCGTCGCACGCCGTCGTGCAGACAGTTGTCGGTCATCTACGGCGAGAAGAAGAGCTCGGCGGGTACGAAGCCGCCAACGAAGTGCGCCCCCGCATCGAGAGCGTCTACGACTCCGCCGCGCAGCTGATCGGCGCGCGTCGCCATGAAATCGCGTTGTTCGACAGCGCATCGACAGGTCTTCGAGTACTGCTCGATGCACTGCGACTGTCTTCGGTGCAGCGCATCGTGGCGTCGACCAGTACATATGTCAGCCACGCGCTCCACCTCATGAGCATCGCTCGCGAAAACGGTGTTGAACTCGTCATCGCACCGGCCGATGCAACGCGCCGGGTAGATCTCGCGGCTCTGGATGCGCTCCTGAGCGACGGCAAGCCCACTGTGCTCACGGTCGCACATGTGCCGACGTCATCCGGTCTTGTCGAACCTGTCGTCGAAATCGGTGTCATCGCGGGTCGCTACAACGCGACGTACATTCTCGATGCGACTCAATCGGTCGGTCAGCTCGAGAGCGATGTCTCGGCGATCGGATGCCACGTGCTCGTCACAACGGGGCGGAAATTCTTGCGGGCACCGCGTGGCACGGGCTTCGCCTACGTCAGCGAAGAGCTCTGTCGCACACTCCTACCACTTGCCCCCGATGTGCGCGGTGCGCACTGGACATCATTGATGGACTGGGACCTTGATGCGTCTGCGCGACGGTTCGAGAGCTGGGAAGCCTATATCGCGGGCCGACTCGGACTCGGAACCGCTATCGATGAGGCGATTGGCCGTGGCATCCGCGAAACTGATCTTTGGATGCGAAAGACAGGTGCGGTCGTGCGAGAGTCGCTGGAAAGCATCACCGGTGTCACGATCGTTGACCCAGAGGGTGCCGACTCAGCCATCATCACGTTCGCGATCGATGGCGTGAAGCCCGCCGACGCCGTGCGCGGACTTGCCGAACGCGGCCTGCGCGTTGTTTCGGTGCCGGCAACGCACGGGCAGTGGGACCTCGGCGATCGCGGAGTGTCATCCGTGATCCGTGCCTCGGCCCATGTCTACAACGACGATGCCGATCTCGCGCTGCTCGCGGAAGGTGTCGGGGAGATTGCCGCGGGAAAGCTTGCTGGGAGTGCCGCGTGA
- a CDS encoding class II glutamine amidotransferase, translated as MSRMLAVIAATPATLHDAVSGELLDQCAVLARVHSDGWGTAWAGSDGSLSGSRSNNAPASAGEIAAAGAETASARLVYLRFASAESGHHIADVQPFLRGSVAFCHNGALSPREDVLALLSPVERRELTSTTDSEAYFALVKRMLETGAGTPAENVASAVRLLRQSFPEACLNAFVLHAGELFVVQSRGAAPTPIAAFERRGFTLDTLPPGHDGSYNQISFRTAAGKTIVSTTGVDQAGWHPLAEDTVTHFRAGWHTTIRLSGAPSEQ; from the coding sequence ATGTCTCGAATGCTCGCGGTTATTGCTGCTACACCCGCGACGCTGCATGACGCAGTGAGTGGAGAACTGCTCGATCAGTGCGCAGTGCTTGCCCGCGTGCATTCCGATGGATGGGGCACAGCGTGGGCCGGCAGCGATGGTTCGCTCAGCGGAAGTCGATCGAACAACGCGCCCGCTAGCGCCGGTGAAATCGCAGCCGCAGGCGCCGAAACCGCCTCAGCACGGTTGGTCTATCTGCGGTTCGCGAGCGCAGAATCCGGACATCACATCGCGGATGTGCAGCCGTTCCTGCGCGGGTCGGTGGCGTTCTGCCACAATGGCGCACTCTCGCCGCGCGAAGATGTGCTGGCGCTCCTTTCACCGGTCGAACGCCGCGAGCTCACGAGCACAACCGACAGCGAGGCGTACTTCGCGCTTGTGAAGCGCATGCTCGAGACCGGGGCGGGCACACCCGCCGAGAACGTTGCCAGCGCGGTGCGCCTGCTTCGACAGAGCTTTCCGGAGGCCTGCCTCAACGCGTTTGTTCTGCACGCGGGCGAGCTGTTTGTCGTGCAATCCCGAGGCGCCGCGCCGACACCGATCGCGGCATTCGAGCGCCGCGGGTTCACTCTCGACACGCTTCCGCCCGGCCACGACGGGAGCTACAACCAGATATCTTTCCGCACGGCGGCGGGCAAAACGATCGTTTCGACCACCGGAGTGGATCAGGCCGGGTGGCATCCGCTCGCTGAAGACACCGTCACGCACTTTCGCGCGGGCTGGCACACCACAATCCGACTATCCGGAGCGCCCTCTGAGCAGTGA
- a CDS encoding helix-turn-helix domain-containing protein — MPQNTVMVEFALAIPGSLLIAALIALLIRWIFGRRLSLSLPVMMLTSLLGLSLGLLAAGWFIAGVRIWTPVPLLLAFGFSVAISFIVAALFAASRRARDRVDVDAVLSAGESDRVEFKETARWNVRESKRDSRMELAIAKTVAAFLNSGGGVLVIGANDDGEALGLDRDLSTLRVSDADRFELWLRDLFSTLLGRNAAALPRVQFDHAANGALVCCVACPSSPRPVYVTQSKDGASTDLWVRVGNSTRSFAIDEAVEYVGRHWRQRSLLRGRSG, encoded by the coding sequence ATGCCTCAGAACACCGTCATGGTCGAGTTTGCGCTCGCCATCCCAGGTTCTTTACTCATTGCGGCCCTGATCGCTCTGCTGATCAGGTGGATTTTCGGCCGACGCCTGTCGCTCTCTTTGCCCGTCATGATGCTGACGTCGCTGCTCGGGTTGAGTCTCGGACTTCTCGCAGCGGGATGGTTCATTGCGGGAGTTCGTATCTGGACTCCGGTTCCGTTGCTCCTCGCTTTTGGCTTCAGTGTGGCGATCTCGTTTATCGTCGCGGCGCTCTTTGCGGCGTCACGGCGGGCTCGGGATCGCGTTGACGTCGATGCCGTACTCTCGGCAGGCGAGTCCGATCGCGTCGAATTCAAAGAGACGGCGCGCTGGAATGTGCGAGAGTCCAAGCGTGATTCGCGCATGGAGCTCGCTATTGCGAAAACCGTGGCCGCATTCTTGAACAGCGGCGGCGGAGTGCTGGTCATCGGCGCCAATGATGACGGCGAGGCGCTGGGTCTGGATCGGGATCTGTCAACGTTGCGAGTTTCTGACGCCGACAGGTTCGAACTCTGGCTGCGCGACCTTTTTTCGACGCTTCTGGGCCGAAATGCCGCCGCCCTCCCGCGCGTGCAGTTCGACCATGCGGCGAACGGCGCGCTCGTGTGCTGTGTGGCGTGTCCATCGTCACCGAGACCGGTTTACGTCACGCAGTCGAAAGACGGCGCATCGACCGACCTTTGGGTGCGTGTGGGTAACTCGACACGCTCATTCGCGATCGATGAGGCCGTCGAGTACGTCGGCCGGCACTGGCGACAACGTTCACTGCTCAGAGGGCGCTCCGGATAG
- a CDS encoding NUDIX hydrolase family protein yields the protein MAVRTPDPDPNESNDNGASNDPLRGMESSYGSGSQGANPGWLTDVELAEARRRMPMLYVEAIPVRTDGMGAVTQVGILLRATPLGEMVRTIVSGRVRYGETVRDALFRHLENDLGPMAFPMLPPQPLPFTVAEYFPIPGVSAFHDDRQHAVSLAFVVPVTGTCEPRQDALEVTWMAPQEAASDALAAEMEGGRGTLVRLALASVGALR from the coding sequence ATGGCCGTGCGCACCCCGGACCCCGATCCGAACGAGAGCAACGACAACGGAGCGTCAAACGATCCGTTGCGTGGCATGGAGAGCTCCTACGGCTCTGGGAGCCAAGGGGCGAACCCCGGTTGGCTCACCGATGTCGAACTCGCCGAAGCGCGTCGGCGTATGCCGATGCTGTATGTCGAGGCCATTCCGGTGCGCACCGACGGCATGGGCGCGGTCACCCAGGTGGGCATTCTGCTGCGTGCGACCCCCCTCGGCGAAATGGTTCGGACTATCGTGTCTGGCCGAGTCCGGTACGGCGAGACCGTGCGCGACGCGCTCTTCCGCCACCTCGAAAACGATCTGGGCCCGATGGCATTTCCCATGCTTCCGCCGCAGCCGTTGCCGTTCACCGTGGCTGAGTACTTCCCCATTCCTGGAGTGAGCGCGTTCCACGATGACCGCCAGCACGCGGTCTCGCTCGCGTTTGTCGTGCCCGTCACGGGTACGTGCGAGCCGCGCCAGGATGCCCTCGAAGTGACGTGGATGGCACCGCAAGAGGCGGCATCCGATGCGCTCGCCGCTGAAATGGAAGGTGGCCGTGGCACGCTCGTGCGCTTGGCGCTTGCAAGCGTCGGCGCTCTGCGCTGA
- a CDS encoding alpha/beta hydrolase, whose translation MSEIETPAIDPDAVLWSAPVDEHPDWPLLVLLHGYGSDERDLFGLVPQLPDGFVIAAVRAPLAPPFPAPGYSWYPIEGLDGREPQRVTDAATRLLEWIANVVDDTRPVGLLGFSQGAAVSMQALRIHPERFLFAVNLSGYVTPGDLPTDVALTERKPPVFWGRGSHDQVIPEPLIAHTIDWLPAHVELSGRVYEGLGHSVSQQEFDDVGIFLTKHQTPPA comes from the coding sequence GTGAGCGAGATAGAAACCCCCGCGATCGACCCCGACGCTGTGCTGTGGTCGGCGCCAGTCGACGAGCATCCTGATTGGCCGTTGCTAGTGCTGCTCCACGGATACGGATCCGACGAGCGTGACCTATTCGGGCTTGTGCCTCAGCTGCCCGACGGATTCGTGATCGCCGCTGTGCGCGCACCTCTTGCACCGCCGTTTCCGGCACCCGGATACTCCTGGTATCCGATCGAAGGCCTCGACGGCCGCGAGCCACAACGTGTCACCGACGCCGCCACGCGCCTGCTCGAATGGATCGCGAACGTTGTCGATGACACAAGGCCGGTGGGGCTACTCGGGTTTTCGCAGGGAGCGGCCGTCAGCATGCAGGCACTGAGGATTCACCCAGAGCGGTTCCTGTTCGCCGTCAACCTGAGCGGCTATGTGACCCCCGGTGATCTGCCGACCGATGTTGCCCTCACTGAGCGGAAGCCCCCGGTGTTTTGGGGCCGCGGCTCGCACGATCAGGTCATCCCCGAGCCGCTGATCGCGCACACGATCGACTGGCTCCCCGCGCACGTCGAGCTCAGCGGCCGGGTCTACGAGGGCCTCGGTCACAGCGTCTCGCAGCAAGAGTTCGACGACGTGGGCATCTTCCTCACCAAGCACCAGACTCCCCCAGCCTGA